From the genome of Rhodohalobacter sp. SW132:
CGATTGTGTTTCCGGTCCAGAGCATGTGGCTCAGGCCACTGATCGTGGAATCTTCCGGGTGGACAAAGGTATAGTTTTCATTCAGCTGGCTGCGCAGTTCCCGGCTCCAGCCGATCAGCTGATCGGCTTTACATTCATGAATGCCGGGAAAATTTTCCTGCGGATCGACGATGGCGTAGAAATTTCCGCCATAAGCTACATCAACCTTTAGATTTCCAAGATCTGGACAATCCACTTCCAGGTTTTCCGCTTCGAGATAGCTGGCAATGTTTGTCAGCTTCACCGAGGAAACCCGGCTGCCCTCCATCGTGTACTCCACATCGACCAGGCCGGCGGGAACCTCAAGTTTCAGTTTTCCTTCGGTTTTTGGGGTAACCAGGCCTTCCTGCAGCATAATGGTAACCGTGCCGATAGTACCGTGTCCGCACATCGGCAGGCATCCGCTGGTTTCAATGAAGAGAACCCCAATATCGTTTTCAGGGTCGGAGGGAGGATAGAGAATACTGCCCGACATCATATCGTGGCCGCGCGGTTCAAACATCAGTCCTTTTCGGATCCAGTCGAATTCCCGGAGAAAATGCTGACGTTTTTCACTCATATTTTTCCCTTTTAAAATCGGTCCGCCGCCGGCTACAAGCCGAACCGGGTTCCCGCAGGTATGAGCATCAATGCAAAAAAATCGTTTTACGGCCATTCTGTTTTACGTAGTTAGTTGTTGATAGACAAAAATAGCCGCACTTAGATCTTCCAGTGCATGCCCGGTAGATTTAAAAAATGTAATTTCGTTGCTATCTTTTCTTCCAGCTGATTTGCCCTGACACAAATCAAACAGGGTTGCTGCAACATCCTCTTTTTGTATTACACCGTCGGCAAGTGGTATTGCAAGATCACCTGTTTCGTGCCATGCATCATCATGGTCTATAAAAAGAGTAGAGCGCTTTAATACCTCGTTATCAGATTCCCGCATATCGGTTCGATAAGCACCTACCATATCAAGATGCTGACCAGGTTTAAGCCAGCGGCCATAAATCAATGGGTCGGTACTCATTGTTGCGACGGAGATGATATCTGCTTTAGGAACGGCTTGAGAGAGATCATTTATTACCTCAAAATTCTGATCCATGCCTGCCAGCTGATCAATTACAAGTTGACCTTTTCCCTCGGTATGTTCCCATATATAAACTTTCTTTATAGGGCGAATCGTACAATGGGCTTCAATAAGTTCGGTGCTTAATGTACCTGTACCTACCATTAAAAGAGTTTCAGATTCAGGCCGCGAAAGAAAAGATGACGCTACTGCTGATTTTGCGGCTGTCCGGCGGGCAGTAATGCCACTGGCATCAAACAAAGCTATCGGGGATCCGTTTTTTGCGTCAATAAGTATATAGAGTCCCTGTATACTTGGCAGGTTAAACTGTTTATTATATGGCGAAACGGTTACGGTTTTAATACCCACATACGTACTGTTTTGCCATGCAGGCATAAGCAGCAGTGTTGAGGCAGTATCGCCTATTCCATTGTCGAAATTTTTATGCATACGCTGAGGTACAGTATAATTCCCGACAAAAGCTTTTTTTAAGAATGGTATAAAATCCTTGAATGGAAGATGATTTAGGGTCGTTTTCTTATCAACTTTAAGCATCTTAAGAGATTTGTAAAATCATTTGAACGTAAAATTATTTTCCAGGAAGGAATTTTTCCCTTTTAAAACAGAAAAGGCCATCTGTAAACAGAATGACCTTTTTTTGTCTGCATAGAATTATTTTGTCAGTGTTCCATCTACTATGCGATGAATCTTAAGCGGATTGTCATTTTTAAGCTCATCAGGAAGCAGTTCTTCCGGGCAGTCCTGGAATGCAATCGGCCGGGCAAAACGACGGATGGCGCCGGTTCCCACCGATGTAAATTTGGAATCGGTTGTAGCAGGAAACGGACCGCCATGCTGCATCGACGGACAAACTTCAACGCCGGTAGGTGCATTATTAAAGATCACCCGTCCAGCTTTTTCCCTGCCGATGTTAATCAGCGGGGCATGTGCAACAAGCTCTTTTTCCGTGCCCATGAACGTAACGGTAAGCTGACCATTCAGTTTTTTAGCAACTTTCTCCATCTCACTGCTGTCTTTACACTTCACAACAATGGTAAACGGTCCGAACACTTCTTCCTGCAGTTCATCATTCTCCAGGAAAACTGAAGCTTTAACGGCAGCAAGGGATGCGGCTCCGTTGAGGCCGGTTTCATCGGCCGGACTTGTAATAACTTCAACGCCGTCCTGACTCAGGATCTCTTTGCGTTGTGCCCTGTAATTTTTGGCAACTCCTTCATTCAGCATACAGTCCGGAGTATATCCGGCGAGTTTTTCGCCAAGAGTTTTTGCAAACGTATTCAGATTGTCGCTTTCGATACCGATCAGAAGTCCGGGGTTGGTACAAAACTGACCTTTACCCAGCGTTACTGAACCTGCATATGTTTCTGCGATAGATTCTGCGTCAGATGAAAGTTTCTCATCAAGCAGAAATACGGGATTGACGCTTCCCATCTCTGCATAAACGGGGATCGGCTCATCACGGGCCGCTGCATTTTTGAAAATTGCGGTTCCTGCCGCGAATGATCCGGTAAAGCCGACCGCTTTTGCAGAAGGATGTTTTACAAGCTTTTCGCCAACATCTGCTTTACCGTTTAGTGAGCTGAATACTCCATCCGGCATTCCGGTGCGTTCAGCTGCTTTCAGGATTGCACGGCTGACGAGTTCATTCGTTCCGGGATGCGATTCATGCGACTTTACAATTACGGGGCATCCTGCAGCAAGCGCAGAAGCGGTATCGCCGCCGGCGGTTGAGAACGCGAGCGGAAAGTTGCTCGCCCCAAAAACGACTACCGGGCCCAATGGAAAGAGCATATTCCGGATATCTGCTTTCGGGAGGGGTTCGCGGTCGGGTTGTGCGAGATCAATCCGGGCATCCACCCAGGAACCGTCGCGCAGCAATCCAGCAAACATTTTGATCTGGTTCACGGTTCTGCCGCGTTCACCCTGGAAACGTCCCTCGGGCAGACCCGATTCTGCAACTGCCCGTTGAATGAGCTCATCACCGAGATTTAAAATCTCTTCGGCAATGGCTTCGAGAAAGTCAGCCTTTTTTGCACCGGAGAGGTTTTTATACTGATCAAATGCACTCCCGGCTTTTTTAAATGCCTGTTCAATTTCCTGTGAGGTAGCAACGTAAAATTTTTCAGGAAGCTGTTCATTCGTCTCCGGATTGGAGGCCTGGAGAAATGAATCTCCCTTATTTGAATGAGTTTTTCCAATAAAGTTTTTGCCTTCTATCATTAAACTGGTTGTTTTTGATTAACAAGATATTGCGTGATTTTCGGCCGCGCTTTCATGGCGCTGTCGATTACGCCTAATACATGTTCGCGTTCTTTTCCGGCGAGTTTAAGGCGCGGCTTGCGTACATGTTCGGTGCCGATTCCGGTTGCAACTTCTGCAAGTTTAATGTTTTGTACAAGTTTTGGATTAATATCGAGTTCAAGCAGGGGCATAAACCATCGATATATCTCGGCGGCTTCATCCACTTTGCCCGCTTTGCACAGTTCATAAATGGATACGGTTTCTCTTGGAAATGCGCATACAAGGCCTGCAACCCATCCGGATGCTCCAAGCAAAAGTGTTTCCATGGCAAGAGTATCCACACCACATAACACGCTAAATCGATCTCCAAACCGGTTAATCATGCGGGTTACGTTGGTTACATCCCGGGTAGATTCTTTTACGGCCTGAATATTCTCGTGTTCTGTGAGCTGTTCAAACATATCCAGCGTAACTTCAATACCGTAATCCACGGGATTGTTGTAGATCATTATCGGCAATTCAGTAGATTCCGCAACAGCCTTAAAATACTCAACCGTTTCGCGGTCATCGGCTTTATAACGCATGGGCGGGAGCAGCATCAATCCGGCAGCACCGTTCTTCTGAGCATCCAGGGCGGCTTCAATCGCAGCATCCGTTGTTGGCTCTGCGATATTTATAATCACGGGAATGTTTCCATCAACCAGTTCCAGTGTTTTTTCAAGAAGCTGAAGCTTTTCCCCGTTTTTTAGTGTACTTGCTTCACCTAAGGTACCTCCCAGGATTATACCGTGAATACCCGCATCGAGCTGGGTGTGAATATTTTTCTCGAATGTTTCAAAATCAAGAGAACCATCTTCGTTGAACTTGGTAGTGATTGCGGGATAGACTCCTTTCCAGTGAATTTTCATATAGTTTTTATCTGAATTTTAATTGAAATGTGCAGCTCAAGAACTATGATTGGATATACAATTGGTGCTTTATAAACAAATACGTCCCATTAACATAGCCAAACCTTAACATTGTACATCCTACTAATATAATCGGTCGATCATAGCTCTTTTGCAACTTCAAAAAAATGTAAGGCCAGAATCGCCTGAAAATCTTCTACAATTTTGATTTATATAGTGTATATGTTCGTGAATTTGAATTCGTTTTTAATCCTTTTACAACTTTAAAAACCGTTGTGGAAGGGGTTTTCCATACATTGGTTACAGGTTTCAGTACATCGTTGCAACGTATTTCTTTTCATAGCAATATACCGGTCAGGGCTGGTACTATTTTGTTCTATGCGCTGTAAAAATTCTCTTTTTTAATACAATCTTACACACTTTATCCGGAATTTTGCACATTACAGATCAAGATACGTGTATGTTAACAAAATGAAGGTGATTACTATGCGGGACAAATCGATTTACTTTCGTCTGCCAAAAACCGGCAAAAAAGGGTTCTTGCTCGAACATGACTACCTGCCACATTTTTACGATAAACTTCACTACCACCCGGAGCTTCAGTTAAAATATGTTATGGAAGGTACCGGTGATCTTTTCGTGGGTAATACGTTCACACATTTTGAACCGGGAGATCTGTTTCTGATCGGATCCAACCAGTCGCATGTGTTCAAAAATTCTCCGGAATATTTTGAGGAGGATAGTAAACTTATGTCGCATTCAGTTTCTGTATTTTTCCAGGAAGAGTCGCT
Proteins encoded in this window:
- a CDS encoding 4-hydroxyproline epimerase produces the protein MAVKRFFCIDAHTCGNPVRLVAGGGPILKGKNMSEKRQHFLREFDWIRKGLMFEPRGHDMMSGSILYPPSDPENDIGVLFIETSGCLPMCGHGTIGTVTIMLQEGLVTPKTEGKLKLEVPAGLVDVEYTMEGSRVSSVKLTNIASYLEAENLEVDCPDLGNLKVDVAYGGNFYAIVDPQENFPGIHECKADQLIGWSRELRSQLNENYTFVHPEDSTISGLSHMLWTGNTIDPDSTARNAVFYGDKAIDRSPCGTGTSARMAQWAAKGKLAIGDEFVHESFIGSRFIGRIEKNTQLGDKEAIIPSIEGWARITGYNTITIDDDDPYAHGFQVI
- a CDS encoding ornithine cyclodeaminase family protein yields the protein MLKVDKKTTLNHLPFKDFIPFLKKAFVGNYTVPQRMHKNFDNGIGDTASTLLLMPAWQNSTYVGIKTVTVSPYNKQFNLPSIQGLYILIDAKNGSPIALFDASGITARRTAAKSAVASSFLSRPESETLLMVGTGTLSTELIEAHCTIRPIKKVYIWEHTEGKGQLVIDQLAGMDQNFEVINDLSQAVPKADIISVATMSTDPLIYGRWLKPGQHLDMVGAYRTDMRESDNEVLKRSTLFIDHDDAWHETGDLAIPLADGVIQKEDVAATLFDLCQGKSAGRKDSNEITFFKSTGHALEDLSAAIFVYQQLTT
- a CDS encoding aldehyde dehydrogenase (NADP(+)) — translated: MIEGKNFIGKTHSNKGDSFLQASNPETNEQLPEKFYVATSQEIEQAFKKAGSAFDQYKNLSGAKKADFLEAIAEEILNLGDELIQRAVAESGLPEGRFQGERGRTVNQIKMFAGLLRDGSWVDARIDLAQPDREPLPKADIRNMLFPLGPVVVFGASNFPLAFSTAGGDTASALAAGCPVIVKSHESHPGTNELVSRAILKAAERTGMPDGVFSSLNGKADVGEKLVKHPSAKAVGFTGSFAAGTAIFKNAAARDEPIPVYAEMGSVNPVFLLDEKLSSDAESIAETYAGSVTLGKGQFCTNPGLLIGIESDNLNTFAKTLGEKLAGYTPDCMLNEGVAKNYRAQRKEILSQDGVEVITSPADETGLNGAASLAAVKASVFLENDELQEEVFGPFTIVVKCKDSSEMEKVAKKLNGQLTVTFMGTEKELVAHAPLINIGREKAGRVIFNNAPTGVEVCPSMQHGGPFPATTDSKFTSVGTGAIRRFARPIAFQDCPEELLPDELKNDNPLKIHRIVDGTLTK
- a CDS encoding dihydrodipicolinate synthase family protein — encoded protein: MKIHWKGVYPAITTKFNEDGSLDFETFEKNIHTQLDAGIHGIILGGTLGEASTLKNGEKLQLLEKTLELVDGNIPVIINIAEPTTDAAIEAALDAQKNGAAGLMLLPPMRYKADDRETVEYFKAVAESTELPIMIYNNPVDYGIEVTLDMFEQLTEHENIQAVKESTRDVTNVTRMINRFGDRFSVLCGVDTLAMETLLLGASGWVAGLVCAFPRETVSIYELCKAGKVDEAAEIYRWFMPLLELDINPKLVQNIKLAEVATGIGTEHVRKPRLKLAGKEREHVLGVIDSAMKARPKITQYLVNQKQPV